actgCGTTAAATTCTTACTTGTAATCTCACTGGCTGTTTGACAGAACTGTCTGTCACTTGGAATAGCACTGATGCAGCTGCATGTGTTGTTAGTGATGATGTCACAGCTCCCATATTCTTTGCACTTTTCACATGGCCAGAAATACTGATCCTCACAGACGCACTTATATCCACCATCGCTGAAATTGCACACTAAAAAAAGATACTCTATATGTaaatacccagcaagcatttgtttgtgtttaaaataatctaatagacatctaaacatataCATCTTggttaagtgaagttttacaaactaatttcgagcgTAGCACGTGATATTATTGATTGCGGCTGGCCTCTCATCTTTAATTAGCAATAATGcaatcagattgattcaagcctacaataaatagacccCTTTCACCCTACTACCTTATCTCTGTTTTGGTAGAAAACCCCTtaccaccccatctcctccttttcttccctTTACCAGGGGAAGCTCTAGAGATCTACCTGGTCTCagacccccttatatgcttatagACCAGGCGAGAGTCCTGGGCTTAATTATCTCCAAACTCAGGGTTCTCtcttgggacagcatgccaaacctgctattagagTTCAACAcatccaagtgtgaactcttgaaaataatgCAACATTTGTGCAGTCAGTGAATATCTTATAAACATCTAACAATATTCCAAAAAAAGACTAGTATTCAAttagacaggaatgaatgactagtgaagtctgtctaatatgTCTATTtttgttagatgtctattagattttcatggACAGGCCAAATTTTGCCTTATTTTAAGCCAAGCCAAGGTGTCAACATTTAGATGTTGATTAGGTGAGGTTTACTTATAAACTAATTCCGAggggatcacgtgcttatgattgaccacagctggtcccgcattggctaacacatgattcaccaataagATGGTTCCAGAcatactataaataaccagagtttcataCCTCAGTTattttcatcttgaagaatcccacccctactcctcctcccttttcctaGACAGGGTAACACAGCAGCCCAGtgatagcactgttgcctcacagcacagATGTCACTGGTCCAAGTACTTACTAggccagttgatgtttctgtgtggaatttacaTGTTCTTCATGAGCACACATGGGTTTCCCCTgagttctctggtttcctcccacagtccaaagacatgcgacataattgaattgaattgaccaaGCAAAACTGACACCATTGATGAGCTCTTAGTCAGCAGTATATATCTCTTTAGCAATCCCTATAATGTGATAAGCCATAAATAAACCAGGGGAGTTATCgaaatctacctgagctcaaactcctctctcatcctgcaaacgggagggaaccCCGGGCTGGAGGATCTTCtaaactcagggctctctcccgggacagcatgccaaacacactttataatcaatcatcagctaagcgtGAACTCTTGAGGCATGAGCACGTTTTAAACCAATCACTGTTACTGTATTTGTGTTTGCAGGGTCATATGATGTTCTTTACCTGTTGTGATGTCCACATTTAATACTTCAACCAGTTCATCTAACTGCAGTGGAAATGTGGTGTTCTGCAGATATCGCCTCATCTCATCAATCACTGAGATACTTGTCGATTCCAGCTCGATTTCAAACAGGAAGTCTGTGAAGggtaattctgtaaaaaaaaaaaaaaaaaaaaaaagagtaaatattttgtacttttttattacaacatatacagttgagagtaaaattattaaccctcttacaaaatttttattctttttcaaatttttccgAGGTGATGTTTAATTgagatttttcacaatatttcctacaATATGATTTCTTACAATAAGTTTTATTTCTtctaatgtgtattttatatagcacatttatcgtgtatggccatacacccaaagcgcttcaatcatgagggggggtctctccacaccaccaccagtgtgcagaaaccacttggatgatgcaacggcagccacaggataacagcgccagtgcttcaccacacaccagctattggtgtaGTAGAGAGAAAGTGATAGAGCTAATTcagtgaatggggatgattggccaagatgggtaagggctgatggagggaatttggccagaactctttacgagaagtgccatgggatttttaatcacCACAGAGAAACACAACATCAGTTtgacgtctcatccgaaagacagcgctcactgacagtatagtgtcagGTTAAGCGCACCTTATCTAATGGCCTCACTAATAttagcaacctagttttcccatgtggtctcccatccaggtgctgaccaggctcagccctgcttagcttcagtgagtaactggtcttgagCTGCAGAGTGCAGAGCTGCaaccttctctccattaaacagcacttgagaaatgcttttaaaataaaatagaaatttcacagGAGGTCTAAACATTTTGCCTTCATCTGAATGCATAGTTATGtacaaatacataaaaagtagtatttattattttccaatattTTTGTCAGTTGCCAGATAGGTAGAAACATTGTACCCCAAAATGAAAcgacaaaataaagaaataaattattcattcattcattttcttttcagcttagtccctttattaatctgtggtcgccacagccgaatgaaccgccaacttatccagcacatgttttatgcagcggatgcccttccagctgcaacccatctctgggaaacatccatacacactcatacactacggacaatttagcctagtaaattcacctgtaccacggcttaggactgtggggaaaaccagagcaccaggagtaaacccacgcagggagaacatgcaaactccacacagaaatgccaactgacccaaacaaggctcgaaccagtgaccttcttgctgtgaggcgacagcactacctactgcaccactgcatcgccagaaataaattaactttttaaaatttatttaattaagtaatttaaaGGTTTTTTTCATGACTCTTACCGCTCTTCAGCACACACATCTCTCCATCACTCGGGACACCGCCGATACATCCACATGAGCCGACAATGATGTCATCACAGGCCTCGTATGTCTTACAGTTGTTGTAGGACCAAGCATAACCATCTTCACATACACACTGGTATTCGGTCACATTTGGCTGGCACACTAATGGAAAATAATAGTTATTGAACAGAATGTTTACACCTTATTAAAGACAAAGATATAAGAAGGACGTAAATGGTTTTGATCACTGGTTTAACCAGCTCACCTGTTGTAATATTTGCAGCAGTAACCTCAGTATTGTTATCCAATTGAAGAGGAAACGTAATGGAGGCCAGTGACGCTCTGATCTGTTCAATCACCACAGCTTGAGATGCATTTACTTCAATAACCACAATGAACTCTTGTAGCTCTATGGATATGGGAAAAATAATGAGATTTTAATAATCAAGTAGGGCTGTTGAagaacaagagaaaaaaaaatgcctaAAATCAACGGCAAATaatatgaagtaaataaatattgattCTTTACAGCTATATTATTACAAAAGAAGTCAAAAAAAGAGATTCAGACCTGTACTTCTTGGCATTCTGTGATGCAGTTGCCCATCGATGTAGTCAAACTGGGAAAGATACAACAT
Above is a genomic segment from Danio aesculapii chromosome 20, fDanAes4.1, whole genome shotgun sequence containing:
- the LOC130247389 gene encoding uncharacterized protein LOC130247389, whose protein sequence is MGNQELQEFIVVIEVNASQAVVIEQIRASLASITFPLQLDNNTEVTAANITTGVNILFNNYYFPLVCQPNVTEYQCVCEDGYAWSYNNCKTYEACDDIIVGSCGCIGGVPSDGEMCVLKSELPFTDFLFEIELESTSISVIDEMRRYLQNTTFPLQLDELVEVLNVDITTVCNFSDGGYKCVCEDQYFWPCEKCKEYGSCDIITNNTCSCISAIPSDRQFCQTASEITNNTACAQPPTVTPVSIEYITEVQIDAENSAIIDQLTNYLMSFSLPHPISDSTNITEINITTGMISVSAFDAVYLKLYIMNTSINEDI